Genomic window (Chryseobacterium bernardetii):
TCCTTTGTGTTTGCAGGAATTAACAATACAATGTCCACATTTAACGGGAAATAACTAATTGTTTTCTGCTACGATAAAAAAATAGGCCATCGGATTTCCGATGGCCTTCTGTTATGCATTTAAATTAATTTCCAATCAATTTATCTGAGCTGTATTACATACTTTTTAGAAAGTACTTAAATAGGACTCTTGATTATTCTATAACCAGCTTACTGCACCTGTTTCAACATCGTAGTTAGCTCCAACAATCTTAATTTTCCCTTCTTCTTCAAGTCTTTTAAGTGTTGAGCTTTGTTTACGGATGTCTTCAATAGCATTTTTTACATTCTGGTGATTAAGCCTTTCCAAAAGAGAACTGTTTTTTGATGAACGTTCTTCATTTTCTTCAATCACTTCATTGATAATCGGGTTGAAATGATTGATAAGATGGTTCAGGTTATCCATTCCCATCCCTTCAATTTGTGCTGCATCAAGACCTCCTTTCAGGGCTCCGCATTTAGTGTGTCCTAAAACCACGATCAGTTTAGAACCCGCAACGTTACAGCCAAATTCCATGGAACCGAGAATGTCCTGATTCACAAAGTTACCGGCAATTCTGATACTGAAAACGTCTCCCAGACCCTGGTCGAAAATCAATTCTGCAGAAGTACGGCTGTCTATGCAGCTTAGAACTACGGCAAAAGGCCATTGTCCTTCGCGGGTTGCATTTACCTGCTCCAGAAGGTCTCTGTTGGCTTTAAGATTATTAACGAACCTTTGGTTTCCTTCCTTTAAAAATTCCAAAGCTTTTTCAGGAGTAATGGTAGACTGGGTTTCGTATGTATGTGCTTTCATATAATTTTAGTTGTTTGTTGAATTGTTAAGTTTAAAATAAAATTGGTTTTGAGCTTACATCGCTCTTTTGTGGGTAATCAGAATATGAGAATCCTGGCTTCTCTCATAATCTTTGTATGAAGTTTTGAAGCCCAGAAGTTCTACATTGATATCTTCTTCTTTTGCGCGGATATTGGCAAAATCCTGGATCATTTCCAGTACATCTGTCGCAATATATGAAGTTTCTCTCGCGTCAATGATTACAGTAGAGTTAGATTTAATGTTTTTTAGTGTTTTTTTAATGGCTGCCTTATTTAAAAAAGATACTTCTTCAGCCAGTTTAATCTTGATTCCATCCGCGTCATCCAGTTTTTCTCTGCTTAGGTAATAAGCTCTTTTCATATTTCCCTGAAGGATATAGAATACAGAGATCGCAAGACCAATTCCAACTCCTTTTAACAGGTCGGTTGCCACAACAGCTACAACAGTTGCCACGAATGGTACAAACTGGAATTTCCCCAGATGCCAGAAATGTTTGAAAGTAGCAGGCTTCGCCAGTTTATATCCTACCAGGATTAAAACAGCAGCAAGAGTTGCCAGCGGGATCAGGTTCAGAATAACCGGAATACTCAATACACAAACTAATAGAAGCACCCCATGAATCATAGCAGATACTTTGGATGTAGCTCCTGCATTGGCATTCGCTGAACTCCTCACCACTACGGAAGTCATGGGAAGCCCACCAATAAATGAACTGACAAGGTTTCCAATTCCCTGTGCTTTAAGCTCAAGATTGGTGTCTGTAATTCTTCTTTGCTTATCCAATCTGTCTGATGCTTCAATACAAAGTAATGTTTCAATTGATGCTACAATGGCAATAGTTGCCCCAACGATCCACACTTTTGGGTTGGTAAAACCTCCGAAATCCGGCATAGTAATCAGGTTCTTAAAGTCATCCAATGACTGTGGAACAGGTAGTGAAACCAAGTGCTCTGTACCAATAGCCAATGAACTTCCTGATAGTTTGAACAGTTCATTTAATAATATTCCTGTAACTACTGCTACCAGTGCGCCCGGAAGCATTTTCATTCTCTTAAGAACCGGAATTTTATCCCAGGCAATAAGAATTCCTACAGATACTGCTGTTACAATAATAGCTCCAGGATGAATAGCTCCGAAAAGTTCAGTAAAATAACCGAAATTAAGTCCGTTGCTGAATAATGACTGATTGCCTTCATAATCCTTATCAAATCCCAGTGCATGAGGAATTTGTTTTAAAATAATAATGATACCGATGGCTGCAAGCATTCCTTCAATTACATTATTGGGAAAATAATTGGAAATACTGCCGGCTCTTACAAAGCCTAAAACCAATTGGATAATCCCGGCAATAATCCCGGCACATAAGAAGAGTTCAAATGCTCCAAGGTCGGTAATGGCGGTAAGCACAATAGCTGTAAGACCTGCAGCAGGTCCTGAAACTGATATGTTTGAATTACTAAGAAATCCTACAACAAGCCCGCCCACAATCCCGGAAATAATTCCTGATAATGGCGGTGCTCCAGATGCTAGGGCGATTCCTAAGCACAAAGGCAGTGCTACTAAGAATACAACGAGTCCGGAAGGGAAATTCTCCTTGATTCCTCCTAATAATGATGTTTTTTTCATGATATTTTTGAAAATATTATAACCGATTGATTTATTCTTAAATAATCAATTATAAAAGATTGGAAAATTAATTTTTAAAGCATAAACAGCTTATTCAGTACCTTAAAGGCATGAATAACTATAAAATCTAACTACTACTTTTAAAAATTAAGCTTCCGGAGGCGGAGAAAATATAGTAAGTAAAGGGGATAGATGAAAGGAATCATCTACCAGTACAAAAGACATAGACTGAGGTGCAGGCTCAGAAAACTTCAGATAGTCGAAAACATCTAAAGGTTTAGGAATAGTCTTTTCATAAACAATAAATGAGGACGGGTGAGAATGTGATTCTTCTTCATTTACTATTATATTCGTTCTTACAATGTCCCAGCCTGCCACCGCAGCAATGCCTGGCAGCGCTGTAAAATTCAGAAAAAACGTTAATACAATAATACTCCAGAATTTCATTTCACATTCTTTTTTTCGAAAAACTATTTAGTCTTTCTGCTCATTACCCAATCTGAACCGGTAAGGTTGTAGATCTTCTGAATATCTTTTAAGATTTTCTCAAAATCAATCTCAAGATCAATAATTTTACCTGTTCTAAGGTCAAATACCCAGCCGTGTACAACAGGTTGTTCTTCTAAAATATACCTCTCCTGTACGCAGGCCATTTTGATAACGTTGATACACTGTTCCTGAACATTAAGTTCAACCAGCCTGTCATAACGCTTATCCTCATCTTCGATAGAATCAAGTTCTGCCTGATGTAATCTGTAAACATCACGGATGTTTCTCAGCCAAGGATTCAATAATCCCAAATCCTGAGGAGTCATCGCTGCTTTTACACCACCGCAGTTGTAATGTCCACAAACGATAATGTGTTTTACTTTAAGATGTTCTACAGCATATTGAATTACTGCTGTGGAGCTCATATCTAAAGTATTCACAACATTGGCAATATTTCTGTGAACAAAAACCTCCCCTGGTTTGGCTCCCATCAGTTCTTCTGCTGTAGCTCTACTGTCTGAGCATCCTATGTAGAGATAATCAGGAGTTTGAGTTTTTGCCAGCTCATGGAAGAAGTTGGGATCCTGTGCAACTTTAGATTCTACCCATTTCTTATTGTTCTCAAAAATAACTTCGTACGATTGTGACATAATTTTACAATTAAAAAAGGTTTATAATTATTTATTTCGTTTAAATTATTTTCGAAATCAATAGATCGAATCAATAATTATACAAAAATATAATTTTTACGGAAAAACTATCTACTTTTAACAAAGTTTAATATTAAAATATGCTTAAAATCATATGTAATATTCCAGTATACTTTGTTTTAGCATGAATAAAGGTTTTCAATAATCCAAACGTTAAAAAAATCAAGATAAATTTACAAAGTATAAACCATAAATAAGATATGAAGGTTAAAATATTTTTAAATTTATAAAAAAGCTGTCCTTTGTGAAAGACAGCTTATATTTTATTGTTAATGTATCCTTGAGTAGCATTATCTGCCGGGTAAATTTTACCGGGATTCCCCATAACCATAGAATTTTCAGGAACATCAAAGTTCACATAGGCATTAGGCGCAATCAAAACATTGTTCCCTATACTCACACTTCCAACAATAACGGCATTCGGGCCTATCCATACTTCATCTCCAATAACAGGGTATCCCTCATTTTTACCTCTGTTCTGCTGTCCTATTGTTACCCCTTGGGCAATATTACAGTTTTTACCGATCTTAGCTTTAGGATTGATGACGAGGGCACCCCAATGGCCAAGATACAATCCTTCGCCAATCTGTGTTTCAGGATAAATCTGGAAGCCATATTTTATTTGATAATGTCTTAGGAGAAATTTCCAGAATACCCCGGAAATAGGTTTTTTCCGGTGTTTCTGAGCCTTTCTGAAGAGGTAGAGATAATGTAGATTGGGATTAATACATTTTTTCCAAATCCCAAATGTAGAAAGCCATTTACCGCTTTCCCTGTAAAAATCTTTCTGTATTGCTGTATACTCTGGCATAACAAAATATTTTATACATAATCAATGATTTCCTGAAGATGTGCTACCGATTTTTCAAGGACAAAGGGAAGCTCAGTCTCTGCTATTTCCTTTTCATATTGTTTCGGAAGCTCGGGGTGAATTAAGAATTGTTTCATTCCCTTATAAATCCCGTCCTCAGAATTAGCGGTAATGAGACCTAATTTTCCGTCCTGCAGAAGATCTTTTATTCCTGAAACATCTGTGGACACAACGGGCTTATTCAGGATCAGGGCTTCTGCAATAATCGTTGGGAATCCTTCATGTCGGGATGACATTACATAAAAAT
Coding sequences:
- a CDS encoding SulP family inorganic anion transporter, with amino-acid sequence MKKTSLLGGIKENFPSGLVVFLVALPLCLGIALASGAPPLSGIISGIVGGLVVGFLSNSNISVSGPAAGLTAIVLTAITDLGAFELFLCAGIIAGIIQLVLGFVRAGSISNYFPNNVIEGMLAAIGIIIILKQIPHALGFDKDYEGNQSLFSNGLNFGYFTELFGAIHPGAIIVTAVSVGILIAWDKIPVLKRMKMLPGALVAVVTGILLNELFKLSGSSLAIGTEHLVSLPVPQSLDDFKNLITMPDFGGFTNPKVWIVGATIAIVASIETLLCIEASDRLDKQRRITDTNLELKAQGIGNLVSSFIGGLPMTSVVVRSSANANAGATSKVSAMIHGVLLLVCVLSIPVILNLIPLATLAAVLILVGYKLAKPATFKHFWHLGKFQFVPFVATVVAVVATDLLKGVGIGLAISVFYILQGNMKRAYYLSREKLDDADGIKIKLAEEVSFLNKAAIKKTLKNIKSNSTVIIDARETSYIATDVLEMIQDFANIRAKEEDINVELLGFKTSYKDYERSQDSHILITHKRAM
- a CDS encoding carbonic anhydrase — encoded protein: MKAHTYETQSTITPEKALEFLKEGNQRFVNNLKANRDLLEQVNATREGQWPFAVVLSCIDSRTSAELIFDQGLGDVFSIRIAGNFVNQDILGSMEFGCNVAGSKLIVVLGHTKCGALKGGLDAAQIEGMGMDNLNHLINHFNPIINEVIEENEERSSKNSSLLERLNHQNVKNAIEDIRKQSSTLKRLEEEGKIKIVGANYDVETGAVSWL
- a CDS encoding carbonic anhydrase, with the translated sequence MSQSYEVIFENNKKWVESKVAQDPNFFHELAKTQTPDYLYIGCSDSRATAEELMGAKPGEVFVHRNIANVVNTLDMSSTAVIQYAVEHLKVKHIIVCGHYNCGGVKAAMTPQDLGLLNPWLRNIRDVYRLHQAELDSIEDEDKRYDRLVELNVQEQCINVIKMACVQERYILEEQPVVHGWVFDLRTGKIIDLEIDFEKILKDIQKIYNLTGSDWVMSRKTK
- a CDS encoding serine acetyltransferase: MPEYTAIQKDFYRESGKWLSTFGIWKKCINPNLHYLYLFRKAQKHRKKPISGVFWKFLLRHYQIKYGFQIYPETQIGEGLYLGHWGALVINPKAKIGKNCNIAQGVTIGQQNRGKNEGYPVIGDEVWIGPNAVIVGSVSIGNNVLIAPNAYVNFDVPENSMVMGNPGKIYPADNATQGYINNKI